From a single Gemmatimonadales bacterium genomic region:
- a CDS encoding C1 family peptidase — protein sequence MKPTRPFLRSLLAVALLSVACAEHSTAPGAVGAATKLAFTVQPTQAMVGAVIAPAVVVTVQDAQGNTVTGSTASIALAITGGTGATGAALGGTLTRAAVAGVATFDDLRLDTVGTGYTLTAATATLATATSTPFTVAGVPGDVDWRSRWGHAWVTSVKNQGACGDPWIFPVTGAVESRMMIKANDPALQPDLSEQQILDATPGDGCQGGDFTTTLNYLRDSGVVSEASYPYVGTKGTLKIHGGPYKIAGYAYLGAFDPQTIRQELAARGPVPVYVQMYSDFYNYTQGIYRRTSTTKMGTHAIALVGYSDSAQYWVGKNQWGPLWGEAGYIRISYQEDSLLSNPYAIRVP from the coding sequence ATGAAACCGACCCGCCCGTTCCTCCGCAGTCTCCTTGCCGTCGCGCTGCTGAGTGTCGCGTGCGCCGAGCACTCGACCGCGCCCGGGGCGGTCGGAGCCGCCACGAAGCTGGCGTTCACGGTGCAGCCCACCCAGGCGATGGTGGGCGCGGTGATCGCGCCGGCGGTGGTGGTGACGGTGCAGGACGCCCAGGGCAACACGGTGACGGGCTCGACGGCCAGCATTGCGCTGGCGATCACCGGCGGAACCGGGGCGACCGGCGCGGCGCTCGGCGGCACGCTCACCCGGGCGGCGGTGGCCGGAGTCGCGACGTTCGACGACCTGAGGCTCGACACGGTGGGGACCGGCTACACGCTCACGGCGGCGACCGCCACCCTCGCCACGGCGACGAGCACGCCGTTCACCGTCGCCGGTGTGCCGGGGGACGTGGACTGGCGCAGCCGGTGGGGCCACGCCTGGGTCACGTCGGTGAAGAACCAGGGAGCGTGCGGCGATCCCTGGATCTTCCCCGTGACGGGCGCGGTCGAATCGCGGATGATGATCAAGGCCAACGATCCGGCGCTGCAGCCGGACCTGTCGGAACAACAGATCCTCGATGCCACCCCGGGGGACGGCTGCCAGGGAGGGGACTTCACGACCACGCTCAACTACCTGCGGGACTCCGGGGTGGTGAGCGAGGCGAGCTATCCCTACGTCGGCACCAAGGGCACGCTGAAGATCCACGGCGGTCCGTACAAGATCGCCGGCTACGCGTACCTCGGGGCCTTCGACCCCCAGACGATCCGTCAGGAGCTGGCCGCCCGCGGACCGGTTCCGGTGTACGTGCAGATGTACAGTGACTTCTACAACTACACCCAAGGGATATATCGGCGGACCAGCACCACGAAGATGGGAACGCACGCGATCGCGTTGGTCGGCTACAGCGACTCCGCCCAGTATTGGGTCGGGAAGAACCAGTGGGGCCCCTTGTGGGGCGAGGCCGGCTACATCCGCATCAGCTACCAGGAGGACAGCCTGCTGTCCAACCCGTACGCGATACGGGTGCCGTAG